TGGGCTAAGTAATGTGACGAATATTCATGTGGCCGCAGTTATTAGTTCGCTTTTCTTTGGACTACTGCACGGCGATATTTCTTTCTTACTTACTTATTTTGTTATCGGACTAATTCTTTGTTTCCTTTATACGAAAACAAAACGGATTGCGGTTTCGATGGGGGCACATATTTTAATGAATACGATTGTTTTGCTTTTGAGTCTTGGAATTATTGGGGGATAATATGAAAAATTCATTAATTAAGCAAAGTTTTCTCTATTTTGCGCTTGGTCTTGTATTTGTATATTTTGTAGTTGTTCGTGTGGCTGATTATGGTTATGATGTGCTTGCATATATACTAATTATCATGACGTTAATGGATTTTGGCATTGGCATTGGCCTGATTATCACCGGACTGAAAAGACGTAAAAAAAACCTGTAGAAAGTAAGTTTTGCTTACCTTCTACAGGTTTTTTTATTCTGTTTTCGCTGGATAATTTTCCAGGAAATAGATTAACGTTTGTAATTCCGTAGTCAAATCGATATGGTGCACACGAACTTGTTTTGGAACACTGATACGAGCTGGTGTAAAGTTTAGAATACCTTTTACATCTGCTTCGATTAAACGATCTACTGTTACTTGTGCTTCGTCAGCAGGAACTGTCAGAATAACTACTTCCACACCGTTTTCACGAACAATTTCTTCCATATCATTTAAGTGATAAATTGGAATGTCTTGTTGAACACTACCTACTTTCGCTGGATCTACATCAAATGCAGCAACGATTTTGATATTATTATTTTTCATGAAATTATAATGTAATAATGCTGTACCTAGGTTACCTACACCGATTAGTGCAACATTTGTCTGTTTGTCCTGACTAAGTGTTTTGCTGAAAAAGTCGAGTATGTAAGAAACGTTATACCCGTATCCTTTCTTACCTAATGCGCCAAAGTACGAAAAATCACGTCGAATAGTCGCTGAATCAACTTTCACCGCTTCACTTAATTCCGCCGATGATACTCGTTCCTTACCTGACTCATCTAAGTATTTCAAGTAACGATGATATAATGGTAAGCGTTTTGCTGTCGCTTGTGGAATTTTTGTTGTTTCCTCCATCATGCCTTCTGTCCCTTCTTCTTTTAAATTTTTTCTGAAGTTGAAGCTTTTGTGAACTGTACTTCCTTTCACATGCTTGCTTATATACTATAAACATTTCACAAGGAATGCACAAACTTTTTGCTCATAACTTTCAAGTAAGGTTTTGTCCTGCAAAATATCCAGTGCAGTCCTTCTTTTCTATTCTACGCTAAAATCACAAATAATGCGAGTGTTTTCACAATCTATTTTATTCGTGCATACGTGGCTATCACATTGCGATTACTTGGCTTTTAAGATAAACTAGTAGGGAGAACGTTCGAGGAGAGAGATTATGATATTATTACAAGTTCAGCAAATTTCTAAATTCTTCGGTGCAGAAGTTATTTTAGATAATATTAAATTAGAAGTTAAAACAGGCGACCGAATCGCTCTAGTTGGCCGAAATGGCGCAGGAAAATCCACTTTACTTAAAATTATCGCTGGTAAGATGAGCTACGACGGCGGAACTATCTCCAAACCAAAAAGCGTAGAAATCGGCTATTTAGCGCAAAATACCGGGCTAGAATCTTCTAAAACAATTTGGGATGAAATGCTTAGTGTGTTTGATTCGCTTCGAAAAATGGAAGCTGATTTACGTAAAATGGAGCTTCGTCTTGGCGAACCAGAACTTTATAATGACCCAGAAAAATACCAAGCACTAATGACAGACTATGACACGTTACAACATACTTTTAAAGAAATAGGCGGTTATACTTATGAAGCAGAAATTCGTTCTGTTTTAAATGGATTGCGTTTTTATCCAGAAGATTATGAAGTAGAAATTGCTTCTTTAAGCGGTGGACAAAAGACAAGACTTGCTTTAGCTAAATTATTACTAGCTAAACAAGATATTCTTGTTCTTGATGAACCGACCAACCATTTAGATATCGAAACACTAGCATGGCTCGAAACTTACTTGCAAAATTATCACGGTTCATTACTCATCGTTTCCCACGACCGTTACTTCCTTGATAAAGTCGTGAATCAAGTATATGAAATCAGCCGCACAAAAATAGACCATTACAAAGGGAATTACAGCTCCTTCGTAAGTCAAAAACAAGCGAAATTAGAGCAAATGTGGAAAGAATTCGACAAACAACAAAAGCAAATTGCGAAACTTGAAGATTTTGTTGCCAGAAATATCGTTCGCGCATCGACAACGAAGCGCGCCCAGAGTAGAAGAAAACAATTAGAAAAAATGGATGTACTTGGTCGCCCGCAAGGTGATGAAAAAGCGGCTCGTTTTGGTTTCCAATTTGAAAAGCAAACAGGTAAAGATGTATTAATGGTAGATCAGCTGAGCATTGGTTACGCGAAAGATAAGCGCATTGCTTCCAACTTAACATTCGAAATGAAACGCCAAGATAGTCTCGCGCTCGTTGGTCCAAACGGAATCGGCAAGTCTACCCTGCTTAAAACACTTATTCGTGACATTCCAGCTCTAAGTGGCGAATTCCATTTCGGGGCTGGCGTGAAAATTGGCTACTACGATCAAGAGCAAGCCAAATTGACATCTAACAAAACGGTTTTAATGGAACTATGGGACGATTATCCAGAACTGAATGAAGTAAATGTTCGTACAACGCTCGGGAATTTTCTTTTTTCAGATGATGATGTATTAAAAAATGTCCAATCTTTAAGCGGTGGCGAAAAAGCGCGGCTCGCCCTTGCGAAACTTACTTTATTAGAGGCCAATGTCCTTATTCTCGATGAACCGACCAACCATTTAGACATTGAAAGTAAAGAAGTTTTAGAAGCTGCTTTAATCGATTTTGAAGGCACCATTCTATTTGTTTCCCATGACCGCTATTTTATCAACCGAATTGCTTCGAAAATCGTCGAGCTAGCGCCGGAAAAAGCGACCGTTTTCTTAGGAGATTACGATTATTATCAAGAAAAATTAGCTGAAGCAAAGGAACTCGCACGTCTTGATGCCGAAGATCGTCGCAAAAAAGGAGAACAAGTGGAAGCAACCGCCTCTGTTCGAAAATTAAACTATCAAGAAGAAAAAGAACAACAAAAACTTCTTCGCCAAAGAAAACGCAAGCTAGAAGAAGTAGAAAAATCCATGGAAGCAACCGATGAAAAAATCGCCGAACTTGAACACCAATTAACGAACCCAGAAGTTTTCCAAGATCATGAAAAAGCCCTTGAAATCACTCAAGAGCTAGACGCCGTAAAAGCAACCGGAGAAAAACTTATGGAAGAGTGGGAAACATTAAGCGAAGAACTGGAATCCATGTAATCTGCATAAAAAAAGGAGCAAACAATGAAAAAGATTTTAATTATTTCTAGTTCGATTGTCGTTAGTTTACTTGTCATTATTACTATTTGCGCAAGTTTTTACTTGTATAGTTATGCTTTGGCTCGTGACAATTCCAGCATGAATGACACTGCAACAACAGACGAAACCACCGCCACAGCCAAACTAGCAAAGAAAAACCGGGAAGAAAATGTGGCTTGGATGGAAAAGCAAAATCTCACGCAATGGACAGAAAAAACAGCAGACGATTTGAAACTTGTTGCTACTTATTTAGCAGCAGATAAACCATCTAACACAACCATCATTTTAGCCCACGGTTATCGCGGTAAAAGCGGTAAAGTTGAAATGGCAGGTCTTGCTCGGATGTACCATGAAAAATTTAGTTACAACGTTTTAATGCCTGATGCTAGAGCGCACGGCAAAAGCGAAGGTGAAAATATTGGATTTGGTTGGCCTGAACGAAAAGATTATGTGGAGTGGATTGACCAAGTAATTGATAAAAACGGTACAGATACGCAAATCGCACTACATGGTGTTTCCATGGGTAGTTCTACTGTCCTTATGACAAGCGGTGAAAAGCTACCAAAACAAGTCAAAAGTGTTATCGCGGATTGTGGCTATACCTCGATGGACGCTGAACTTTCTTATCAATTAAAAGCCATGTTCCACTTACCAAAATTTCCGATAATCCCAACAGCTAGTTTAATTAATAAAGCCAAAGAAGGTTTCTTTTTCAGCGAAGCAAGTGCGATTGATGCGGTCGCTAAAACAGACTTGCCGATTTTCTACATTCATGGTGATTCGGATGCATTCGTCCCCACTTATATGGTAGACGAACTTTACGATGCTACGAATAGCTATAAAGAAAAATGGATTGTCAAAGGAGCAGAACACGGTCAAGCATTCACGGTAGATCCAAAAACATACGAAGAAAAAGTACGCCAATTTTTAAATAAAACGATGTAAAAAGCAGTTATCCTCTAGGAACTAGATACTATATGTTAGGAAGGAAAAAATTGGCAAGTAATAAGTAAATGTGTTACTATATAAATGAAAAGAGAGCCATGCGACAACATGACTCTCTCGCAAACACCATTTAAGATGGTGACAGCCTTTTATATGATTTATTTAAAAACCACTAGCTGTCAGGCTTATGAGTGGTTTTTATTTTTTGTCATTTTTGCTGTTCATGATTGTTACGATTAAGACTGCAAAAGCAATCATCAGCGTAAGACTCTCGAAAACAGTCACACGTTTATCCTTTCTAGGTAACGCTTAAAAAACAACATAAACACCACCTACTTTCTGGATGAAAAAGGCTGGTGCACCACCATAAACTTATTTGCATCACAATTATAGCATGCAAGTATCTTTAGAAAAAGAGTTGGCGCGAAAGTTGTATTTTAGAGGCATAATCGGAAAATTGAGCTAATAAAAATAGACTGCAGCGAAAGTAATAGTTCACTTTCACTGCAGTCCGAAGCGTGCGGAACGAAAAATCGCGCGCTTTTTATATATCTTCCAGCAATAATCCCGGATTCGCATTCATATCAAAACCACTACGTTTTCCTTGTAAGAAACTCACAGTCCCTGCAGCAGCAATCATTGCCGCATTGTCTCCGCATAAGGCTAATGGTGGAATAATCAGTTCTGTCTCCGGGAGCTCTAGTTTTACTTCTTGAATAAGGCGTTCTCGTAAACCTTGGTTCGCTGCCACGCCTCCCGCAAGAAGCAGTTGTTTCACATCGTATTGTTTAGCTGCGCGAATCGTTTTGCTTACTAAAACATCCACAACGCTTGCTTGAAAACTCGCCGCCATATCGTTTGGATTTGGCTCCTCACCACGCTGCCTTAAATTATGAAGCGTGTTAATAAAGGAAGACTTCAATCCACTAAAACTAAAATCAAACGAACCCTCATCCATCATCGCCCTTGGAAAATGAAACGTGTCTTCGCCGTCTTTGGCAAGTTTATCAATTTGCACGCCGCCCGGATAAGCAAGACCAAGTGTGCGCGCTACTTTATCATAAGCTTCACCAGCTGCATCGTCCCTTGTCTCCCCGATAATTTCAAACTCATTGTCCGCTTTCATTAAAACTAGTTCAGTATGACCGCCGCTGACAACTAATGAAAGTAGCGGAAATTTGAGTTCAGTTTCAAAACGATTTGCGTAAATATGGCCAGCGATGTGATGCACGCCGACTAAAGGTAAATTATGCATAAAAGCAAGCGTTTTAGCCGCATTCACTCCGATAAGCAAAGCGCCAACCAAGCCTGGACCTTCTGTCACAGCTACCCCGTCTAAATCATCCATCGTCACATTTGCTTGTTTTAAAGCTTCTTCAATCACAAGCGTAATTTGCTCCACATGATGTCTCGAGGCGATTTCAGGAACTACCCCGCCAAATCGTTTATGGCTCTCAATTTGAGAAGCCACCACACTTGATATAATTTCATTACCATTTTTCACAACAGAAGCAGCTGTTTCATCACAGCTAGATTCTATTCCAAGAATTAATGTATTTTTTTTCATAAGTCCACCCACATCACTAGCGCGTCTTCTTTCGTATCCGGATAATAGTTTTTCCGAATGGCGCCGTCTTGAAATCCTAATTTCTTATAAAGCCCTTGTGCTACATCGTTGGATACGCGAACTTCTAACGTCATCCGAACAATACCGCGCTCTTTCGCAACCCGAATCATTTCCCGCAAAAGCGCCTCGCCGTAATGATTCCCTTGATAATCTGGATGAATCGCAATATTCGTAATATGTCCTTCGTCTAAAACAAGCCAAACACCCGCATAGCCCACTGTTTGCTCCTCGTGAATCGCAAGTAAATAATAGGCGTATTGATTAATAATAAATTCATTCCGAAAAGCCGCTTCCGTCCAAGGTACTGTGAATGCAGCATTTTCGACATTCATAATACTTTTTAAATCAGCCACCGTAGCTTCTCGAAATAATAAGGCATCATCCAAACTCACTCGGAACCCCTCGATTCCAACCATTTGCTCTCCGCTTCTGCCAGTTTTAAATAAGCAGGGACAAAGTTGTCTGCCGGCTCACCGTCCAAATCCGCTGCTAGTTTTACAAGTGAGCTAGCCCGCGAATACGTATAATCCGCCTGACCAAAAATCGCCTGCTCGCCAAGGATTTCCGTCACAGTCGCACAAATTTGTTCCGTTAAAGTTCCAACAAATAAAATTGGTTCGTCACTTGACGCCAAAGGTTCAAGTAATTCAGCTAAAGCAATATGTCCATCTGCAAAAATATTTTCCATTTTGCCCTCGCTTGCATGATAAATACCCGCATATACATTATTACGGCGCGCATCCATCAACGCAACCACTTTTCCAGGAAAGTACAAACCATTCTCTGCTAAAAGTGCCAAAGAAGAAATACCTACAATCGGAATCCCCGCATCCCAAGCCATTGTTTTCGCAACTGTTACGCCAATACGAAGCCCGGTATAAGATCCTGGACCTTTTGCCACAGCGATTTTTTTTAAGTCAGTAGGTTTTACTCCACATTCATCCATTAAAGCAGCAATCGCCGGAAGTAAGCGCACACTATGATTTTTTTTCAAATTTGTTGTATATTCACCGAGAACGACACCCTCATTAAAAAGTGCTATCGTCATCGTATCGGAAGACGTATCCATTCCAAGTATCATTTCCCAAAAACCTCCATCGCAAGTTGCTCATACCTTTGTCCAACTGGCTTCACAACCATCTTGCGCGTATTCTCATCTATATGAAAAAGCTGAACTTCCAAATATTCTTCTGGTAAATCCTCACGAACAAATTGCGCCCACTCAACCACGCTCACACCTGCTCCGTAGAAATACTCCTCCAAGCCAAGTTCATCAGCCGAAGCATCTTCCAAACGGTACACGTCCATATGATAAAGCGGCAAACGCCCTTTCTTATATTCACGAATGATTGTAAATGTCGGACTTTTAATCATTTGCGGGATCAAAAGACCTTCACCAAGACCTTTGGTAAAAGTAGTTTTTCCAGCGCCGAGATCACCTTCAAGCAAAATCACATCTCCAGCTGCCAATTGTTCACCAAGTTGTTTTGCGCGAAGTCTTGTCTCTCTTTCACTTGTCATTATTAATTCGTATTCCATTAGCTCACCCGTCCATCATTTTCTCTACATATCATACCACAAAGCCGCGCCAAAATAAAAATCAAAAAAACGCAACGACCTAAGTCGCTGCGTCTTTCAATTGATTAATAATTAGTTCCGCTTATATCCATTCCGCCATACATTTTTGTTGTTACATCCGTGATGATTTTATTTAACTCTTCACTAGAAATAACTTCATCTTTTGTAGGGAAATCTTCAATTGGAACAAATTTTTCTGCTTTTGTTTTCACTGTAAAGCTAATAGACTCAGGAGCGCTCGCATCAGATTTATCATCTATTTTTGTTTGAAGAGTGAGTGTATCTAAGCTATTGTCTTTTCCTGATTTTGCAGTAAGTTTGTTACTAATCAGGTACGTTTTATTTTCTTTTAATTCTTTCGCAGCATCTGTTAAACTCGATTTCATTTCTGCATACGTGGAATCAAAATCTGTTACTGCATCTGAACCTTGGCTTTCTGCAATAACTTTAAAATCTGCTTTTACTTTTTCATCATCCATAAGTTTAACTACTTGGTTCATTAAGTTCGCAATATCGGCGTTTTTAATTGTAACGCTAACAGTGCCATCATCCGCTTCTTTAAAACGATCTTTTTCTAAGCCAGTGAAATAAGTATCGATTAATTTTATTGCTTTTTTGTTTAAATCTTTCGTCGCTGCTTCAATTTCTTTCGTATCTACAGCTGTTTTTGCCTCTGGTTGATCTGTTAATGAACTTGTTAATTCTTCAGTACTAAGATATTTATTTTTTAGATCTGGGTAGTCGGTGTTAATTTTAGACCACATACCACCAGTCGCTTGATCTAAATAACTAAGTAAAGAAGCATCTGGCTCTACAATGGTTTTAAGTGGAATATAGGCATTTCCTGTTTTACTATCTACTAAAAAATCTAAATCCATTGAAATTGGTAGTAAGTTATTCGTTGATGTTACATTGAATTTTGCTTCTGATTTGTTTGCTTTCTTGTCAGTTGATGTTGTTACAGAAAGCTTAATGTCTTTTAAAATCCCCATCGTTTGAGCACTTGGGTCGGTGCTAGAAACATTTATATCGGTTACAGCAAAAGAAGTTGTATATGTAGATTGATCAGGTACATTCATCCCATTTTTCATTGTTTGAACAAATTTACCTTGTGGTGTTTTTGCTGCTTTTTCTTCCGCGCTTTCCCCACAAGCGCTAATTACTAATACTAAAGCTAACAAAATTGATAATAAAATCCCTTTTTTCATGATTCTCCTCCTAGGTAGTTAATACATTAAAATTAACACATTATAAGGGCTGAAAACAAGGAAATTCACAATAGTTCATAAGTCTGACACAAATTCTTATAAAAAAAAGCGCTCCTTTTGGGAAGGCACGCTTTTATTTTGGAGTTACTTTTATAGAAGTAGCATTTTCAGACACTTTTCCTGGGGCGGGGGAAGTTACTGTTGATCCTTGAGGAAATACTGCTCTAATAGTATCTTCATCCTTGATATCAGCAAGCTTCATCGTTTTTCCAGTAGTTGCGTTTGTTACGGCAGTATTGCTACTAACCGTGATAATTACCTCACTTGCATAATTATTCTTTTCGCCATCCCATGTTAATGTTCCATTCACCGTCAACTGCTTATTGTTCTCTAGCAAACTAGTATCCGTTACTGATCCATCAAGGACTAAAGCAGGAACTTCTTCCTGATTACAACCTGCCAAAAATAGTACAACTAGTAAAACTGGCAACATTATCTTTTTAAAACCTGTCATCGCTCTCTCTCGTCCTCTCTGAAGCTTTTCGTTCTTTCTAGCATAGCATTTAGCGGAAATACAGGCAATCGTTTTCTTTATTTCTTAAACAATTCTTATATACCTAGCATTATGCCGATAAAAGCTGCCACTAAGCCAAACACATACGTACAGCCTAAATACGAAAATAATACACGATAATTCGTTTTCCATTTTAATTCCATACTCTCCACTTTAAAAGTCGAAAACGTCGTATATCCTCCCATAAAACCAGTGCCAAGAAATAACTGCCAATCAGGCCCAAGTGCGGATGATACTAGAAAACCTAACAAAAATGAACCAGTTATATTAATAAAAAAAGTCGCGAAAGGAAAGTTTGTCTTCCATTTACTTTTAACAAATATCGAAATTCCGTATCGTAGCATTGCGCCAAGCCCTGCACCAAAACCAACTAGTAAAAAATTAATGAACACGCTCTGCACCTCGATTCAGTAACTTATTGCTAAGCATTCGACCAAGTTTCACCATAATAAGCCCACCAATGAAACTAGCTAACACATAACTAAGCGCCAATACCCATGCTCCATTTTGTATTAGTTGGATCGTATCTACGCTAAAAGCCGAGAATGTCGTAAATGCACCAATAAAACCAGTGCCAATCCCATTTAAAATCACCAAAGAAATACGTGATTTTTCCGCCAAAAATTGCATAAGAAAAGCCAATAAAAAACAACCAATTAAATTAACCGCCAATGTCGCAGAAGGAAAATCTCCGCCGCCAAGCCATAAGTTCATTGCATAACGGCACATTCCACCTAATGCACCAAAAATCCCCACATATAAAAAATACATCCTCAAAAACCCCACTTCACAAAAAAACCACCCTGAAATATTTACATTCCGGGCAGTCGCCTTTGTCCTATTTCTCCTATACTATAACGCAAAACATTCCAATTATTCAACTCACCGGAAGTCGAAGGATGGTCTTCATTTTTTCCGGGTCTGCTTTACGTGGATCGCTCAAATAAATTTCGTGGTGTTTACGAACAGCTCCTGTATCATTATGAAGCCCTTCTGTTTCCATGAATTGGTGCATTTCCGCGACCGTTTTCACTTCTTCACTAAAAGGACCAATATGCATCATCTGCACACATTCTCCTTCTTCAAAACGAACCAATTTCACGCGACTCGTATCAACGTCAGGCTTTTTCTTCTTAGCAACCTCTTTCGCCCATTCCAACACTTCTTCGGTAACAAAGTCCGGTTGTCTAAGAATCGATGTCCAAAGCCACGCATCTCTATCTTGTAAATCAAACTTCCCTTCAGACCACCAAAAACCTTCTAGTGGCGGTACAACAAAATCCGTGTAACCATCCAGACGCGTCTCGCCCATCTTGCTCATTTTAATCGTGTACGCAATCGCATAAAGAGACTGCACCGCCTTTTGATACTCTTCACCATCCGGGTCACCTTTCCCATCCACCATCAAAAAATTCATTTCTGGCACAAAAATACGTTCTGGCTTCCTTTTAGGCGCATAAAATTTCTTTTCTTCTTTTTTAAAATCAATTTTC
The sequence above is drawn from the Listeria monocytogenes genome and encodes:
- a CDS encoding redox-sensing transcriptional repressor Rex, yielding MMEETTKIPQATAKRLPLYHRYLKYLDESGKERVSSAELSEAVKVDSATIRRDFSYFGALGKKGYGYNVSYILDFFSKTLSQDKQTNVALIGVGNLGTALLHYNFMKNNNIKIVAAFDVDPAKVGSVQQDIPIYHLNDMEEIVRENGVEVVILTVPADEAQVTVDRLIEADVKGILNFTPARISVPKQVRVHHIDLTTELQTLIYFLENYPAKTE
- the rimI gene encoding ribosomal protein S18-alanine N-acetyltransferase gives rise to the protein MSLDDALLFREATVADLKSIMNVENAAFTVPWTEAAFRNEFIINQYAYYLLAIHEEQTVGYAGVWLVLDEGHITNIAIHPDYQGNHYGEALLREMIRVAKERGIVRMTLEVRVSNDVAQGLYKKLGFQDGAIRKNYYPDTKEDALVMWVDL
- the tsaE gene encoding tRNA (adenosine(37)-N6)-threonylcarbamoyltransferase complex ATPase subunit type 1 TsaE; its protein translation is MEYELIMTSERETRLRAKQLGEQLAAGDVILLEGDLGAGKTTFTKGLGEGLLIPQMIKSPTFTIIREYKKGRLPLYHMDVYRLEDASADELGLEEYFYGAGVSVVEWAQFVREDLPEEYLEVQLFHIDENTRKMVVKPVGQRYEQLAMEVFGK
- the tsaB gene encoding tRNA (adenosine(37)-N6)-threonylcarbamoyltransferase complex dimerization subunit type 1 TsaB, which codes for MILGMDTSSDTMTIALFNEGVVLGEYTTNLKKNHSVRLLPAIAALMDECGVKPTDLKKIAVAKGPGSYTGLRIGVTVAKTMAWDAGIPIVGISSLALLAENGLYFPGKVVALMDARRNNVYAGIYHASEGKMENIFADGHIALAELLEPLASSDEPILFVGTLTEQICATVTEILGEQAIFGQADYTYSRASSLVKLAADLDGEPADNFVPAYLKLAEAESKWLESRGSE
- the crcB gene encoding fluoride efflux transporter CrcB; protein product: MYFLYVGIFGALGGMCRYAMNLWLGGGDFPSATLAVNLIGCFLLAFLMQFLAEKSRISLVILNGIGTGFIGAFTTFSAFSVDTIQLIQNGAWVLALSYVLASFIGGLIMVKLGRMLSNKLLNRGAERVH
- a CDS encoding GyrI-like domain-containing protein, giving the protein MTEKKIDFKKEEKKFYAPKRKPERIFVPEMNFLMVDGKGDPDGEEYQKAVQSLYAIAYTIKMSKMGETRLDGYTDFVVPPLEGFWWSEGKFDLQDRDAWLWTSILRQPDFVTEEVLEWAKEVAKKKKPDVDTSRVKLVRFEEGECVQMMHIGPFSEEVKTVAEMHQFMETEGLHNDTGAVRKHHEIYLSDPRKADPEKMKTILRLPVS
- a CDS encoding alpha/beta hydrolase, with translation MKKILIISSSIVVSLLVIITICASFYLYSYALARDNSSMNDTATTDETTATAKLAKKNREENVAWMEKQNLTQWTEKTADDLKLVATYLAADKPSNTTIILAHGYRGKSGKVEMAGLARMYHEKFSYNVLMPDARAHGKSEGENIGFGWPERKDYVEWIDQVIDKNGTDTQIALHGVSMGSSTVLMTSGEKLPKQVKSVIADCGYTSMDAELSYQLKAMFHLPKFPIIPTASLINKAKEGFFFSEASAIDAVAKTDLPIFYIHGDSDAFVPTYMVDELYDATNSYKEKWIVKGAEHGQAFTVDPKTYEEKVRQFLNKTM
- the tsaD gene encoding tRNA (adenosine(37)-N6)-threonylcarbamoyltransferase complex transferase subunit TsaD, which gives rise to MKKNTLILGIESSCDETAASVVKNGNEIISSVVASQIESHKRFGGVVPEIASRHHVEQITLVIEEALKQANVTMDDLDGVAVTEGPGLVGALLIGVNAAKTLAFMHNLPLVGVHHIAGHIYANRFETELKFPLLSLVVSGGHTELVLMKADNEFEIIGETRDDAAGEAYDKVARTLGLAYPGGVQIDKLAKDGEDTFHFPRAMMDEGSFDFSFSGLKSSFINTLHNLRQRGEEPNPNDMAASFQASVVDVLVSKTIRAAKQYDVKQLLLAGGVAANQGLRERLIQEVKLELPETELIIPPLALCGDNAAMIAAAGTVSFLQGKRSGFDMNANPGLLLEDI
- a CDS encoding ABC-F family ATP-binding cassette domain-containing protein; this encodes MILLQVQQISKFFGAEVILDNIKLEVKTGDRIALVGRNGAGKSTLLKIIAGKMSYDGGTISKPKSVEIGYLAQNTGLESSKTIWDEMLSVFDSLRKMEADLRKMELRLGEPELYNDPEKYQALMTDYDTLQHTFKEIGGYTYEAEIRSVLNGLRFYPEDYEVEIASLSGGQKTRLALAKLLLAKQDILVLDEPTNHLDIETLAWLETYLQNYHGSLLIVSHDRYFLDKVVNQVYEISRTKIDHYKGNYSSFVSQKQAKLEQMWKEFDKQQKQIAKLEDFVARNIVRASTTKRAQSRRKQLEKMDVLGRPQGDEKAARFGFQFEKQTGKDVLMVDQLSIGYAKDKRIASNLTFEMKRQDSLALVGPNGIGKSTLLKTLIRDIPALSGEFHFGAGVKIGYYDQEQAKLTSNKTVLMELWDDYPELNEVNVRTTLGNFLFSDDDVLKNVQSLSGGEKARLALAKLTLLEANVLILDEPTNHLDIESKEVLEAALIDFEGTILFVSHDRYFINRIASKIVELAPEKATVFLGDYDYYQEKLAEAKELARLDAEDRRKKGEQVEATASVRKLNYQEEKEQQKLLRQRKRKLEEVEKSMEATDEKIAELEHQLTNPEVFQDHEKALEITQELDAVKATGEKLMEEWETLSEELESM
- the crcB gene encoding fluoride efflux transporter CrcB produces the protein MFINFLLVGFGAGLGAMLRYGISIFVKSKWKTNFPFATFFINITGSFLLGFLVSSALGPDWQLFLGTGFMGGYTTFSTFKVESMELKWKTNYRVLFSYLGCTYVFGLVAAFIGIMLGI